Part of the bacterium genome, TCCGTTATCGAGGGTTCTTCCTGTTCCTACAGCTACAACAGAGCCTTTTTGAGGTTTTTCTCTAGCTGAATCAGGAAGAATGATTCCGCCTGTTGTTGTTTGTGTTTCTTCAAGAACTTTAATTAGTATCTTGTCTCCAAGTGGTCTGATTTTTAATTCACTTACCATTTTTAAATTCCTCCAGTATAAAACTTTATTTACTTTTTCTATTTAGATTTACAATGATACCTAAAACATGATTTTTATACATTAATAATTTTTCAAACTTTCAATTTGAAAAATTAACAAGAAAAATTTTACATAAAAATTTTTTTCACTTGAAAAATATTAATAAAAAATTAATGTTTTAGTAAACTTTCACTATGTTATAAACAGTATCTCTTTCAACAGGGGTTTTGCCTGCTCTTTTAATAAGATGGATTAATTCATCTTTAGACATTGCATGCCCTGTTTTTGCACCGGCGTAGCGTGTTATTTTTTCTTCCATAACAGTTCCGTCAAGATCATCAACCCCAAAAGACAAAGTTATCTGCGCAAGTTTTGTGCCGATCTGTATCCAGAAAGCTTTTATGTGCGGGACATTATCCAGCATAAGGCGTGAAACAGCATAATCTTTTACTGTTTCAAACCCTGTTTGCTGTTGAAATTCAATAATTTCTGTATTTTCATAATGACAAAACAGAGGAATAAAAGTCATAAACCCGCCTGTTCTATCCTGAACTTCTCTTATTTTTAGCATGTGATCGATTTTATCTTCGACAGTTTCGCCAATCCCCGTCAACATTGTTGCGTTGCTCTTAAGTCCGAGTTGATGAGCAGTTTCCATAATTTCCAGCCATTTATCACCGGAAATTTTCTCAGGACAAACTTTTTGTCTTATATTTTCTGCAAAAATCTCTGCTCCTCCGCCCGGAAGAGAGCCAAGACCTGAATCTATAAGTTCTTGCAAAACCTGCTTTGTTGAAATGTTTGAAATTTTAGCCAGATAATCAATTTCCACTGCCGTAAAAGCCTGAATATGAGTATCAGGCAGAATTCTTTTACTTTCTTTAAGCAGTGTTTTATAGTTTTCAAGTGTCCATGATGGGTTTAAAGCCGATACAATATGAATTTCGCCGGCATTTTTACTTACTTTTGTTTCAAGATATTCAACGGCTTTTTCAAGAGAGTACAAAAAAGCCCCTTCCTGTCCTTCTTTTCTTTTGTAAGCGCAGAATTTACAGCTTCCTTCGCAAATATTGGTCAAATTTAAGTGATGATTGTTTATCCAGTATACAAAATCTTTCTTTTCATGGTTATCAAGCCTCTTAATTCTTGCATAATCAGCAAGTACACCTATAGAAAGAATATCAAAAGACTCATATAGGCTGATTCCGTCTTCTTTTGTAAGTCTTTCGTTATTTAAAACTTTTTCAGCTATTTCTGATAGGGGGTGGGTTATATTTGTTAATTTATTAATCAGATTATTCATTGCTCTGTCCTATGCTATAAACATTTTTATAACACAAAAGCGATAAATAAATTTTTTTTGCAAAAAAACAAGTTCAACCCCTCACCGCTGCCGTCTTCACGTCGCCGTTTCGGGTTTCGCTCCCGCTTCGCAAAAAAAATGAGTTCAACCTTTCAACGCCGCCGTCTTCACGTCGCCGTTTCGGGTTTCGCTCCCGCTTCGCAAAAAAAAAGAAGTTTTAAAACTTCTTTACGTAACCTTCCCTATTTGTTTGAGTAGTCATTTGTTGGTTTTTAATTTGTGTTAATTGAAAAATTCCTTATCCCTTGTTCTCTGTCCTCTCTTTATATCTCTTGCTTTTAAAATTCTTTTTTCTTATCCCTTATATCTATATAAAAACAATCATTAAGAGAAAGTTTCCTCAGTATAAGTTAAAGTTTTTCCTCAAAAACGCTTGTCTTATATAAAGTATCTTAATAATGAATTTAAAATATTCAATATGTATATATAAAGAAGATATTTTTTGCCTGAAAATATTTGTAACAAAAATGTAATGATTTATTTATTAACCTTAAGATTTATCTTTAAAGACAAAAACTGACCGCAAGATTAATCAAATTAAACCTGAGGATTGTTTTTTTAAGAATAATAAAGAGGCATACTGTAATTGTAGGTAGGGAATTTATATTTAACTTTGTACCTTAAAATATCCTGAAAAGTTAAAAATATGAGATGGGAGCTTGAATATGCTCA contains:
- the groES gene encoding co-chaperone GroES — translated: MVSELKIRPLGDKILIKVLEETQTTTGGIILPDSAREKPQKGSVVAVGTGRTLDNGNKEPMDVKVGETVLFAKYGGSDLKFEGTEYKILSIRDILGIIE
- the mqnE gene encoding aminofutalosine synthase MqnE, translated to MNNLINKLTNITHPLSEIAEKVLNNERLTKEDGISLYESFDILSIGVLADYARIKRLDNHEKKDFVYWINNHHLNLTNICEGSCKFCAYKRKEGQEGAFLYSLEKAVEYLETKVSKNAGEIHIVSALNPSWTLENYKTLLKESKRILPDTHIQAFTAVEIDYLAKISNISTKQVLQELIDSGLGSLPGGGAEIFAENIRQKVCPEKISGDKWLEIMETAHQLGLKSNATMLTGIGETVEDKIDHMLKIREVQDRTGGFMTFIPLFCHYENTEIIEFQQQTGFETVKDYAVSRLMLDNVPHIKAFWIQIGTKLAQITLSFGVDDLDGTVMEEKITRYAGAKTGHAMSKDELIHLIKRAGKTPVERDTVYNIVKVY